One segment of Streptomyces sp. NA02950 DNA contains the following:
- a CDS encoding neuraminidase-like domain-containing protein — MASIITIRLHPVEPVAGEDFTGYLTGLSITAWDLTFSTPLDGILIGTATYKSPPDASTTIVQHYSPPGLPPVPVKPLAVATAVIRVPDPPDHPEHRTRDLRLEITRAGQQIVHRQVYFNVPEQQHDGPLSPAVYPLLAPSLFLPLPAAALDSQNPLELPADGTPPRFADLRRAVADVLGHDPGDTSVLPTLTPQQAKHVAYEIVWNSALRPLPVPDPYNPTTSNQSTRSLEAMYTGKKGDDDPSEQARRRFEGERQAYYARGNAEAERLAGFVYALSGAIAAEARSRQAVRAGLDFPVQLTPPPAGTGARYREAKVILEGLGALAEPRFGVPAAYFYVLSATMPTSVTADRRYELAVLAEERHTRDTLRTAITLGVLDEAADQAGVGFEPPLATTHANINQAARRLRALGAATGPATALAAERVRALVQNQLTFTGENITVFWAALTSPADLAAHLELVLCALTGGRDALMARIRTSFAVGSAAELAQRKADDWRGLFRTPDGGVDDTLLPPFIVAGSPQDRVNAFIRHVAKFFALTTEAGDREAPEPGRPPRFRELHRDPLTAFTGFYGPDFVFGEPWDEDRMRGAVGDVFPDDHDARAWLEQLIRAVDELALLARAIPAADRRFSAMEALYARGFTSRVQVRELSLEEFTRALTGTVVHQDAALLHTAATATGEGGDGDEGNGSGCFVPVNPDGRLVDCLPPDHLSPLGPVAYLQQLLRLSARSTCENPTPSGDFSQLGDILAARRGPVGDLLASEANLSTPLPVIDLVNECLEAVATHPDDPVGAVRNTSDTELGGHPLGSPHDPATLFAALPEHSTPAAPVAEPGAYEILRKDFSAPALPYAQALDIGRGYLGHLRTSRYATMRRFREDITELVLDPAAEPADFQRHLWRYPVRTELAHEYLGVTPEEAELLYGTGELPPWELYGFPAESVSDTSWTRIVVRLPEFLVRTGLTYCEFLELWRSEYVRFRAHLPSDTRGDADGRDVADAREDTDDCLPFPDCEPCDLAAYRIRFTDPQDPEQALRRLAVFIRLWRTLRALPGGGYGFAELRDICEVLGLFGAEGTVGPGFLRQLAAFQLLRDDFLLALTDGSPPVPGETGERRTHLLALWVGPDASHWDWAVDELLDQIQWHALARHGCGCRPPEFRKLLAENLGPLSRLAGFDPGSAADTWSARPTHTLRFAEVLGKVYASDFGIGEILFLFTTDDHLDGDDPFPLQPGNEALDSPLGLPDDETHFSLWDLRRALLAVEVSDEDAAAWSWDRVSTTLRGEFGFAPPAGSPDPLLSLGTHFFPSVLETCGLPVPIADRQYRTGLPQADTAPLMWNTPPDGPFRYDSAAGQLWTQVPLTDASVIAKLRRVRRLKPSEQTAVRELYFRPRADLAPFAFLFGSLEEAEERLVEEPDEGRRWAYFQRAFARAHARCRIIAAHLAGHVAEWTGHPGDDTGDGCGGADLAWALLGHLYADENRALGPWESDSGERPAVTWPDQPSGGAFAALLGLTGTGLLGELAPEGGPTAWRELRGPMSAFGPERDAAGVQIPTVLPALDLTPSEAQERFVSVRNGFALANPDGRPLGSAHGWTARWTGALLVEEEGGYTFRAGAPAPEGEPPDTAAAHRKRWRVSLRRGQRSWVLLSHDWPDETAPPDCSAPLTLRRGVYQLTVELAQPSPAFARPEDLCPATGGFEVSYAGPDSGGELVVIPRERLFHDRKDQPLDEGLCVEGAARTFLHGHFTSTLRDIRRTYQRAFKALLFTSRFALSARPAADDGQSELGYLLAHSGDFTGTSYYRHGGGFRVHHAFLDFNFLPLKDNYHSPAAAQDRRVNPTPRRRQALFDWWERIFDYTVVRRDAAGAPERPLWLLFHEAAENHPDDPAHLLRHMGVDLLHTPLVLRYFPGHQVSSADLEDERWAIRVWHADAWIRALRRNFLVKDLRAARPDLWASDDPGVPPTGETVTGNQNLTRFVRDGCFENGQPHRYEDVKRLNDGLRERARAALGAYLCAMDRVPLPDGGAVSEPGRLSEVLLLDVEAGLCERTSRIEEAIGAVQLFIRRAQLGLEPRFTVTPAFSLLWERRFADYRLWESCTRRELYRENWIDWEELDRARRGEGFRLLEAELRSATLTVPLPGGLEYWSGGRPPVHPGLTPLQADRPAGIQGLAPAREGLDVLGTPEWSATPSWPAAVGLSAGDGNGQGNNDHDGGQDGDGDRPRLTAYGEDDGAGADVPLWIQAAVRLGTRFIRVAAACEPPAATGFAPRPTDGAEVCCTDCDAPASAVVDEYYFWTVDVRRYEEQEQQAEWPWHQPDELPRLLHWDSGRAVRLAWCRVHNGRFLQPRRSAEAVRVGDGEGSGDLEFVGRTADSLTFRVTGGVAPPPHQGAPAGFRYDLAADAAVPLPLVVEPDPSDGAPVYPGALPAYPYFAYHAPGARLVPESPFAPAVTVAGALRARCRFEAALKWYELAFAPLSSDSGWLHRTGDDAKRRSIVLHYTETLLQWGDAALQRGTPESFGHARLLFDTAARLLGARPRTITAEPDREPDTVAESVPLAPPLNPRLIALYDRTSDRQGLIRACLDAHRLRRPALPYPGARPDAGSVSGRPCPDDVDWCAPPSPYRFVFLVQKAVELTGEVRALGTALLAAYEKGDAECLASLRATQESQLLALASQVRQQQWREADWQLQALHKTKEMTQTRRNYYAALVEHGLISKEIEYENLTGTGLALRTASNVTEGIAQIMGLIPDMFVGFPCNQIQPPVGSKLGGVFSAAARITNGLAEIANTMAGLRLTQAGWVRREEEWRHQVEVLDIELEQVERQILAAGRRRGIALRELESHQRQLEHSVDVQDFLRSKFTSHDLYLHLQQETAALYHQLYELAVHTARQAQRAFNIERGHTARDFLPVEDGRDLRERLLAGERLQLALRQMEHAYLDENLREYELTKHFSLRRDFPLQFLLLQATGVCEIELPEWMFDQDYGHYLRRIRNVGLTIPCVVGPYAGVHCRLTLLSSTTRISPELTAPPAVCCGEGEPGNGYPALPDDPRIVSEYLATEAIATSTGQNDTGMFELNFRDERKLPFEFRGAVSRWRIEMRPRNNQFDLDTVADVLLHLNYTAREGGDALRHAAEEIADRHLPGSGLRYFDVRHDMTSAWHAFRRPHGEDRHHELTLRLGRGMFPFLPGRKDVRVSRVELFFETAHPVPSEHHLLHFTPARPHWQHTDDPCPATEMRCVAGADWPGLFHGVLEDLGSGPLVRTGEAELGTFSFPARLPEVTRILLLCAYEVC; from the coding sequence ATGGCCAGCATCATCACCATCCGTCTCCACCCCGTCGAACCGGTCGCGGGAGAGGACTTCACCGGCTATCTGACCGGGCTCAGCATCACGGCATGGGATCTGACCTTCAGCACACCGCTGGACGGGATCCTCATCGGCACCGCCACCTACAAGTCCCCACCGGACGCGAGCACCACGATCGTGCAGCACTACAGCCCGCCCGGGCTGCCGCCCGTCCCGGTGAAACCACTGGCCGTGGCCACCGCGGTGATCAGGGTTCCCGACCCGCCCGACCACCCGGAGCACCGGACGCGCGATCTGCGGCTGGAGATCACCCGGGCCGGCCAGCAGATCGTGCACCGCCAGGTGTACTTCAACGTGCCGGAGCAGCAGCACGACGGGCCGCTGAGCCCGGCCGTGTATCCCCTCCTGGCCCCGAGCCTGTTCCTGCCGCTGCCCGCTGCCGCTCTCGACAGCCAGAACCCCCTGGAGCTGCCCGCCGACGGCACCCCGCCGCGCTTCGCGGACCTGCGCAGGGCCGTCGCCGATGTGCTCGGGCACGACCCGGGGGACACCTCGGTCCTCCCGACCCTCACCCCGCAGCAGGCCAAACATGTCGCCTACGAGATCGTCTGGAACAGCGCGCTGCGCCCGCTGCCCGTGCCCGATCCGTACAACCCGACCACCTCGAACCAGTCCACGCGCTCGCTCGAAGCGATGTACACCGGCAAGAAGGGCGACGACGACCCGAGCGAACAGGCCCGCCGCCGCTTCGAGGGCGAGCGGCAGGCGTACTACGCCAGGGGGAACGCGGAGGCCGAGCGGCTGGCCGGGTTCGTGTACGCGCTGAGCGGCGCGATCGCGGCCGAGGCGCGCAGCCGGCAAGCCGTCCGGGCCGGGTTGGACTTCCCGGTCCAGCTCACCCCTCCGCCGGCCGGTACCGGGGCCCGGTACCGGGAGGCCAAGGTCATCCTCGAGGGTCTCGGAGCGCTGGCCGAGCCCCGGTTCGGCGTTCCGGCCGCGTATTTCTACGTACTGTCCGCGACCATGCCCACCTCCGTGACCGCCGACCGGCGGTACGAACTGGCCGTCCTCGCGGAGGAGAGGCACACCCGCGACACCTTACGGACCGCCATCACACTCGGTGTGCTCGATGAGGCCGCCGACCAGGCGGGGGTCGGGTTCGAGCCGCCGCTCGCCACCACGCACGCGAACATCAACCAGGCAGCGCGGCGACTGCGCGCGCTGGGCGCGGCCACGGGCCCGGCGACGGCGCTCGCGGCCGAGCGGGTGCGGGCGCTGGTGCAGAACCAGCTGACGTTCACGGGCGAGAACATCACCGTCTTCTGGGCCGCGCTGACCTCCCCGGCGGATCTGGCCGCCCATCTGGAGCTGGTGCTGTGCGCCCTCACCGGCGGCCGTGACGCGCTGATGGCCAGGATCAGGACCTCGTTCGCCGTCGGCTCGGCGGCGGAGCTGGCCCAGAGGAAGGCGGACGACTGGCGCGGCCTGTTCCGCACACCGGACGGTGGTGTCGACGACACGCTGCTGCCGCCGTTCATCGTCGCGGGGAGCCCACAGGACCGGGTGAACGCGTTCATCCGGCACGTCGCCAAGTTCTTCGCGCTCACCACCGAGGCCGGTGACCGGGAGGCCCCCGAGCCGGGGCGGCCGCCACGGTTCCGGGAGCTCCACCGGGATCCGCTGACCGCCTTCACCGGCTTCTACGGCCCGGACTTCGTCTTCGGCGAGCCCTGGGACGAGGACCGGATGCGCGGCGCCGTCGGCGATGTGTTCCCCGACGACCACGACGCACGCGCCTGGCTGGAGCAGCTGATCCGGGCCGTGGACGAACTCGCCCTGCTCGCCCGGGCGATCCCGGCGGCGGACCGGCGGTTCTCCGCGATGGAAGCGCTCTACGCCCGCGGTTTCACCAGCCGTGTCCAGGTGCGGGAGCTGTCCCTCGAGGAGTTCACCCGCGCGCTCACCGGCACCGTTGTCCACCAGGATGCCGCGCTCCTCCACACGGCGGCGACCGCGACCGGGGAGGGGGGAGACGGCGACGAGGGAAACGGATCCGGCTGCTTCGTGCCCGTCAACCCGGACGGACGGCTGGTCGACTGTCTGCCGCCGGACCATCTGTCGCCGCTGGGACCGGTGGCCTACCTACAGCAGCTGCTCCGGCTCAGCGCCCGCTCCACCTGCGAAAACCCCACACCGAGCGGTGACTTCAGCCAGCTGGGCGACATACTCGCCGCCCGCCGGGGACCGGTGGGCGACCTCCTGGCGTCCGAGGCCAATCTGTCCACCCCCCTGCCGGTGATCGACCTCGTCAACGAGTGCCTGGAGGCCGTCGCCACCCATCCGGACGATCCGGTGGGCGCGGTGCGCAACACCAGTGACACCGAGCTGGGCGGCCACCCCCTGGGATCGCCCCACGACCCGGCCACCCTGTTCGCCGCGCTGCCCGAGCACTCCACGCCCGCGGCCCCGGTCGCCGAGCCCGGCGCGTACGAGATCCTGCGCAAGGACTTCTCCGCCCCCGCGCTGCCCTACGCCCAGGCCCTCGACATCGGCCGCGGCTATCTCGGGCACCTGCGCACCAGCCGTTACGCCACGATGCGCCGCTTCCGCGAGGACATCACCGAGCTGGTGCTCGACCCGGCCGCCGAGCCGGCGGACTTCCAGCGCCATCTGTGGCGCTACCCGGTGCGCACCGAACTCGCCCACGAGTACCTCGGGGTCACTCCCGAGGAGGCCGAGCTGCTGTACGGCACGGGTGAGCTCCCGCCGTGGGAGCTGTACGGCTTCCCGGCGGAGTCGGTCAGCGACACCTCCTGGACCCGGATCGTCGTACGGCTGCCGGAGTTCCTGGTGCGCACCGGGCTGACCTACTGCGAGTTCCTGGAGCTGTGGCGGTCCGAGTACGTGCGGTTCCGCGCCCACCTGCCGAGCGACACGCGGGGCGACGCCGATGGGCGCGACGTGGCCGATGCGCGCGAGGACACCGACGACTGCCTGCCGTTCCCCGACTGCGAGCCCTGCGATCTCGCCGCCTACCGCATCCGGTTCACCGATCCGCAGGACCCTGAGCAGGCGCTCCGCCGACTGGCGGTGTTCATCCGGCTCTGGCGCACCCTGCGCGCCCTGCCCGGCGGTGGGTACGGATTCGCCGAACTCCGCGACATCTGCGAGGTGCTGGGGCTGTTCGGAGCCGAGGGGACCGTCGGCCCGGGTTTCCTCCGGCAGCTCGCCGCCTTCCAGCTCCTGCGCGACGACTTCCTGCTCGCGCTCACCGACGGCAGCCCGCCCGTGCCCGGTGAGACCGGTGAGCGGCGGACGCATCTGCTGGCGCTGTGGGTGGGGCCGGACGCCTCCCACTGGGACTGGGCGGTCGACGAGCTGCTGGACCAGATCCAGTGGCATGCCCTGGCCCGGCACGGCTGCGGCTGCCGCCCGCCGGAGTTCCGCAAGCTGCTCGCCGAGAATCTGGGCCCGCTCTCCCGGCTGGCCGGTTTCGACCCCGGGTCCGCGGCCGACACATGGTCCGCGCGTCCGACGCACACGCTGCGGTTCGCCGAGGTCCTGGGCAAGGTCTACGCCTCCGACTTCGGCATCGGGGAGATCCTGTTCCTGTTCACCACCGATGACCACCTCGACGGCGACGACCCGTTCCCGCTGCAACCGGGGAACGAGGCACTGGACTCACCCCTCGGCCTGCCCGATGACGAGACGCACTTCTCGCTGTGGGACCTGCGCCGTGCGCTGCTGGCCGTGGAGGTGTCCGACGAGGACGCCGCGGCCTGGTCCTGGGACCGCGTCTCCACCACCCTGCGCGGGGAGTTCGGCTTCGCACCGCCGGCCGGGTCCCCGGATCCGCTGCTCTCGCTGGGAACACATTTCTTCCCCTCGGTGCTGGAGACCTGCGGCCTCCCGGTGCCGATCGCCGACCGGCAGTACCGGACCGGGCTGCCGCAGGCGGACACCGCTCCGCTGATGTGGAACACCCCGCCCGACGGCCCCTTCCGCTACGACAGCGCGGCCGGGCAGCTGTGGACCCAGGTGCCGCTGACCGACGCCTCGGTGATCGCGAAACTGCGCCGTGTCCGCCGGCTGAAGCCCTCGGAGCAGACCGCGGTCCGGGAGCTGTACTTCCGGCCGCGCGCCGATCTCGCGCCGTTCGCCTTCCTCTTCGGCAGTCTCGAGGAGGCCGAGGAACGGCTCGTCGAGGAGCCCGACGAAGGCCGCCGCTGGGCGTACTTCCAGCGTGCCTTCGCCCGTGCGCACGCCCGTTGCCGGATCATCGCCGCGCATCTGGCCGGCCATGTGGCCGAGTGGACCGGGCATCCCGGGGACGACACGGGCGACGGTTGCGGCGGGGCGGACCTGGCGTGGGCGCTGCTGGGCCATCTGTACGCCGACGAGAACCGCGCCCTCGGCCCGTGGGAGTCCGACTCCGGTGAGCGGCCCGCCGTCACCTGGCCGGACCAGCCGTCCGGCGGCGCGTTCGCGGCCCTGCTCGGCCTCACCGGTACGGGGCTGCTGGGCGAGCTCGCCCCGGAGGGCGGGCCGACGGCCTGGCGCGAGCTCCGCGGGCCGATGTCCGCCTTCGGCCCCGAGAGGGACGCCGCGGGGGTGCAGATCCCGACCGTGCTGCCCGCGCTCGACCTGACGCCGAGCGAGGCGCAGGAGCGCTTCGTCAGCGTCCGCAACGGCTTCGCGCTCGCCAACCCCGACGGCCGTCCGCTGGGCAGTGCGCACGGCTGGACCGCGCGCTGGACCGGCGCGCTGCTGGTCGAGGAGGAGGGCGGGTACACCTTCCGGGCGGGCGCCCCGGCCCCCGAGGGAGAGCCGCCCGACACCGCGGCCGCGCACCGCAAGCGCTGGCGGGTGTCGCTGCGGCGCGGGCAGCGCAGCTGGGTGCTGCTCAGCCACGACTGGCCGGACGAGACCGCGCCGCCGGACTGCTCCGCGCCGTTGACGCTGCGCCGTGGCGTCTACCAGCTGACCGTCGAACTGGCCCAGCCGAGCCCCGCGTTCGCGCGCCCGGAGGACCTCTGCCCGGCCACCGGCGGGTTCGAGGTCAGCTACGCGGGCCCCGACAGCGGCGGCGAGCTGGTCGTGATCCCCCGCGAGCGGCTGTTCCATGACCGCAAGGACCAGCCGCTCGACGAAGGACTGTGCGTGGAGGGCGCCGCCCGGACCTTTCTGCACGGGCATTTCACCAGCACGCTGCGCGATATCCGGCGCACCTATCAGCGGGCCTTCAAGGCCCTGCTGTTCACCAGCCGCTTCGCGCTGTCCGCGCGTCCCGCCGCCGACGACGGACAGTCCGAGCTGGGCTATCTGCTCGCCCACTCCGGCGACTTCACCGGCACCTCGTACTACCGCCACGGCGGCGGCTTCCGGGTGCACCACGCCTTCCTGGACTTCAACTTCCTCCCCCTGAAGGACAATTACCACTCTCCCGCCGCCGCCCAGGACCGCCGGGTGAACCCGACGCCCCGCCGTCGGCAGGCACTGTTCGACTGGTGGGAGCGGATCTTCGACTACACCGTCGTACGCCGTGACGCGGCCGGAGCACCCGAGCGCCCGCTGTGGCTGCTGTTCCACGAGGCCGCCGAGAACCACCCGGACGACCCGGCCCATCTGCTCCGGCACATGGGCGTTGACCTGCTGCACACCCCCCTGGTGCTCCGCTACTTCCCCGGTCACCAGGTGTCCAGCGCCGACCTGGAGGACGAGCGCTGGGCGATCCGCGTCTGGCACGCCGACGCCTGGATCCGCGCACTGCGCCGGAACTTCCTGGTCAAGGACCTCCGAGCGGCCCGACCCGACCTATGGGCCTCGGACGACCCGGGGGTGCCCCCGACCGGTGAAACGGTGACCGGCAATCAGAACCTCACCCGGTTCGTGCGCGATGGCTGCTTCGAGAACGGCCAACCCCACCGCTACGAGGATGTCAAGCGGCTCAACGACGGTCTGCGGGAGCGGGCCAGAGCCGCGTTGGGCGCGTATCTGTGCGCGATGGACCGGGTGCCGTTGCCCGACGGCGGAGCCGTCAGCGAGCCCGGCCGCCTCAGTGAGGTGCTGCTGCTCGATGTCGAGGCCGGGCTGTGCGAGCGGACGAGCCGGATCGAGGAGGCGATCGGGGCCGTCCAGCTGTTCATCCGGCGCGCTCAGCTCGGCCTGGAGCCGCGGTTCACCGTGACACCCGCCTTCTCCCTGCTGTGGGAGCGGCGTTTCGCCGACTACCGGCTGTGGGAGAGCTGCACCCGGCGGGAGCTCTACCGGGAGAACTGGATCGACTGGGAGGAGCTGGACCGGGCCAGGCGCGGCGAAGGGTTCCGCCTGCTCGAGGCCGAACTGCGCAGCGCCACGCTCACCGTTCCGCTGCCCGGCGGCCTGGAGTACTGGAGCGGGGGGCGGCCACCGGTCCACCCGGGTCTGACACCGCTCCAGGCGGACCGGCCCGCCGGCATCCAGGGACTCGCCCCGGCCAGGGAGGGCCTCGATGTGCTGGGCACACCGGAGTGGTCCGCCACACCGTCCTGGCCGGCCGCCGTAGGGCTCTCCGCCGGCGACGGAAACGGCCAGGGGAACAACGACCACGACGGCGGCCAGGACGGCGACGGCGACAGGCCACGGCTGACAGCGTACGGGGAGGACGACGGGGCCGGTGCTGACGTACCGCTGTGGATCCAGGCCGCCGTGCGCCTGGGCACCCGGTTCATCCGGGTGGCCGCGGCCTGCGAGCCGCCCGCGGCCACGGGCTTCGCCCCCCGCCCTACGGACGGTGCGGAGGTCTGCTGCACCGACTGCGACGCCCCCGCGTCGGCGGTGGTCGACGAGTACTACTTCTGGACGGTCGACGTCCGGCGGTACGAGGAGCAGGAACAGCAGGCGGAATGGCCCTGGCACCAGCCGGACGAGCTGCCCCGGCTGCTGCACTGGGACAGCGGGCGCGCCGTGCGTCTGGCCTGGTGCCGGGTCCACAACGGCCGGTTCCTGCAACCACGGAGGTCGGCGGAGGCCGTGCGGGTCGGCGACGGGGAGGGAAGCGGCGATCTGGAGTTCGTGGGCCGCACCGCGGACTCGCTGACGTTCCGGGTAACCGGTGGTGTCGCGCCGCCACCCCACCAGGGCGCCCCGGCCGGTTTCCGCTACGACCTCGCGGCCGACGCCGCCGTTCCGCTGCCGCTGGTGGTGGAGCCGGATCCGTCGGACGGCGCCCCCGTTTACCCGGGCGCGCTGCCCGCGTACCCGTACTTCGCCTACCACGCGCCGGGCGCGCGGCTGGTGCCCGAGTCGCCCTTCGCCCCCGCCGTGACGGTCGCCGGGGCGCTGCGGGCCCGCTGTCGGTTCGAGGCCGCCCTCAAGTGGTACGAACTGGCCTTCGCCCCGCTGTCCTCCGACTCCGGCTGGCTGCACCGGACCGGGGACGACGCCAAACGGCGGTCGATCGTCCTGCACTACACGGAGACACTGCTCCAGTGGGGCGACGCCGCGCTCCAGCGCGGTACTCCCGAATCGTTCGGCCATGCCCGGCTGCTGTTCGACACCGCGGCCAGGCTGCTGGGTGCCCGGCCCCGTACGATCACGGCGGAACCGGACCGCGAACCGGACACCGTGGCGGAGTCCGTGCCGCTCGCCCCGCCGCTCAATCCCCGGCTGATCGCTCTCTACGACCGCACCTCCGACCGGCAGGGCCTGATCCGGGCCTGCCTCGACGCGCACCGGCTGCGCCGCCCGGCCCTGCCGTACCCGGGGGCGCGGCCGGACGCGGGGAGTGTGTCCGGGCGGCCCTGCCCGGACGACGTGGACTGGTGTGCGCCGCCCAGCCCGTACCGCTTTGTCTTCCTGGTGCAGAAGGCCGTGGAGCTGACCGGTGAGGTGCGCGCTCTCGGCACGGCGCTGCTCGCCGCGTACGAGAAGGGCGACGCCGAGTGCCTCGCCTCGCTGCGCGCCACCCAGGAGAGCCAGTTGCTGGCGCTCGCCTCGCAGGTCCGGCAGCAGCAGTGGCGGGAGGCCGACTGGCAGCTCCAGGCGCTGCACAAGACGAAGGAGATGACACAGACCCGCCGCAACTACTACGCCGCGCTGGTCGAGCACGGTCTGATCAGCAAGGAGATCGAGTACGAGAACCTCACCGGTACGGGTCTCGCGCTGCGCACCGCGAGCAATGTCACCGAGGGCATCGCGCAGATCATGGGACTGATCCCGGACATGTTCGTGGGGTTCCCCTGCAACCAGATCCAGCCGCCGGTCGGCTCCAAGCTGGGCGGTGTGTTCTCGGCGGCCGCAAGGATCACCAACGGGCTCGCCGAGATCGCCAACACCATGGCGGGGCTGCGGCTGACCCAGGCGGGCTGGGTGCGCCGGGAGGAGGAGTGGCGCCACCAGGTGGAGGTGCTGGACATCGAGCTGGAACAGGTGGAGCGGCAGATCCTCGCGGCCGGGCGCCGCCGGGGCATCGCCCTGCGCGAGCTGGAGAGCCATCAGCGGCAGCTGGAACACTCCGTCGACGTCCAGGACTTCCTGCGCTCCAAGTTCACCAGCCACGACCTCTACCTCCATCTCCAGCAGGAGACGGCGGCCCTGTACCACCAGCTGTACGAACTGGCCGTGCACACCGCCCGGCAGGCGCAGCGGGCCTTCAACATCGAGCGGGGACACACCGCGCGTGACTTCCTGCCGGTGGAGGACGGCCGCGACCTGCGCGAGAGGCTCCTCGCAGGAGAGCGGCTCCAGCTCGCGCTGCGGCAGATGGAACACGCCTACCTCGACGAGAACCTCCGCGAGTACGAACTGACCAAGCACTTCTCGCTGCGCCGCGACTTCCCCCTCCAGTTCCTGCTGCTCCAGGCCACCGGTGTGTGCGAGATCGAGCTCCCGGAGTGGATGTTCGACCAGGACTACGGCCACTACCTGAGGCGGATCAGGAACGTCGGCCTCACCATCCCGTGCGTGGTAGGCCCGTACGCGGGGGTGCACTGCCGGCTGACACTGCTCAGCAGCACCACCCGGATCAGCCCCGAGCTGACCGCGCCACCGGCCGTGTGCTGCGGGGAGGGCGAGCCGGGCAACGGCTACCCGGCCCTGCCCGACGATCCGCGGATCGTCAGCGAATATCTCGCCACCGAGGCGATCGCCACCTCCACCGGGCAGAATGACACGGGGATGTTCGAGCTCAACTTCCGGGACGAGCGCAAGCTGCCCTTCGAATTCCGCGGTGCGGTGAGCAGGTGGCGGATCGAGATGCGCCCCCGGAACAACCAGTTCGACCTCGACACGGTGGCGGACGTCCTGCTCCACCTCAACTACACGGCCCGCGAGGGCGGGGATGCCCTGCGACATGCGGCCGAGGAGATCGCGGACCGCCATCTGCCCGGTTCCGGCCTGCGGTACTTCGACGTCCGGCACGATATGACATCGGCCTGGCACGCCTTCCGGCGCCCGCACGGCGAGGACCGCCATCACGAACTGACGCTGCGGCTCGGCCGGGGTATGTTCCCCTTCCTGCCGGGCCGGAAGGATGTACGGGTCAGCCGTGTGGAGCTGTTCTTCGAGACCGCACACCCGGTGCCCAGCGAGCACCACCTGCTGCACTTCACCCCCGCCCGCCCCCACTGGCAGCACACCGACGACCCGTGCCCCGCCACCGAGATGCGCTGTGTGGCGGGCGCCGACTGGCCGGGGCTCTTCCACGGTGTGCTCGAGGACCTCGGCTCCGGTCCGCTGGTCCGCACCGGAGAGGCCGAGCTCGGCACCTTCTCCTTCCCCGCCCGACTGCCGGAGGTGACACGCATCCTGCTGCTCTGCGCGTACGAGGTGTGCTGA
- a CDS encoding TauD/TfdA family dioxygenase: protein MTTSTGFDVRKIGGRIGAEVLGVTLSDDLDPALVSDINSSLLEHKALIFRDQHLDDAAQLRFASLFGELTTAHPTVPSVEGQPSILPVDAEEGIRANHWHTDVTFVRTPPKVSTLRGIVVPPYGGTTLIANAGAAYQDLPQPLRELADKLWAVHTNDYDYAAPRNEKAAEHRKRFVSRKYRTAHPVVRVHPESGERGLFIGGFAQSFLGLGPSESRDLLRIFQSYVIRPENIVRIAWSPGDVVVFDNRITQHYAPDDYGDLPRLLHRVTVAGDAPVGVDGERSYVLEGDEAGHYTPAAA, encoded by the coding sequence ATGACGACCAGCACCGGATTCGACGTCCGAAAGATCGGCGGCCGGATCGGCGCCGAAGTCCTCGGCGTCACACTCTCCGACGACCTCGACCCCGCGCTCGTCTCGGACATCAACTCCTCGCTCCTGGAACACAAGGCGCTCATCTTCCGTGACCAGCACCTGGACGACGCCGCCCAGCTCCGCTTCGCCTCCCTCTTCGGCGAGCTGACCACCGCGCACCCCACGGTGCCGTCCGTCGAGGGGCAGCCCAGCATCCTGCCGGTCGACGCCGAGGAGGGCATCCGCGCCAACCACTGGCACACGGACGTCACCTTCGTCCGTACGCCCCCGAAGGTGTCCACCCTGCGCGGCATCGTGGTCCCGCCCTACGGCGGCACCACGCTCATCGCCAACGCGGGCGCCGCTTACCAGGACCTGCCCCAGCCGCTGCGCGAGCTGGCCGACAAGCTGTGGGCCGTGCACACCAACGACTACGACTACGCCGCGCCCCGGAACGAGAAGGCGGCCGAGCACCGCAAGCGGTTCGTCTCCCGGAAGTACCGGACCGCCCACCCCGTGGTCCGTGTCCACCCCGAGAGCGGCGAGCGCGGACTGTTCATCGGCGGCTTCGCGCAGAGCTTCCTCGGCCTCGGCCCATCCGAGTCCCGTGATCTGCTGCGGATCTTCCAGTCCTATGTCATCCGCCCGGAGAACATCGTGCGGATCGCCTGGTCCCCGGGGGATGTGGTGGTCTTCGACAACCGCATCACCCAGCACTACGCCCCCGACGACTACGGCGACCTGCCGCGCCTGCTGCACCGGGTGACCGTCGCGGGTGATGCCCCGGTCGGCGTGGACGGCGAGCGCTCTTACGTCCTCGAAGGCGACGAGGCCGGCCACTACACCCCGGCCGCCGCCTGA
- a CDS encoding ferredoxin family protein — protein MIELVSAERCIACDKCVAVCPTNVFDRGPDGIPLLSRQEDCQTCFQCEANCPVDALFVAPVTHPLPDDQAVRDEGHLRRTGLLGSYRRHIGWGRGRTPAPLRAVGPPLPAPGAARPSPPITS, from the coding sequence GTGATCGAACTGGTCTCGGCAGAGCGCTGTATCGCCTGTGACAAGTGCGTCGCGGTGTGCCCGACGAACGTCTTCGACCGGGGCCCGGACGGCATCCCCCTGCTCAGCCGGCAGGAGGACTGCCAGACCTGCTTCCAGTGCGAGGCGAACTGCCCCGTGGACGCGCTGTTCGTCGCCCCCGTCACCCACCCGTTGCCCGACGACCAAGCGGTGCGCGACGAGGGCCATCTGCGCCGCACCGGTCTGCTCGGCAGCTACCGCCGCCACATCGGCTGGGGCCGCGGCCGGACCCCCGCGCCCCTGCGGGCCGTCGGTCCGCCGCTCCCCGCGCCGGGTGCCGCCCGCCCCTCACCGCCCATCACCTCCTGA